The Pelodiscus sinensis isolate JC-2024 chromosome 10, ASM4963464v1, whole genome shotgun sequence genome has a segment encoding these proteins:
- the BCHE gene encoding cholinesterase isoform X3 produces the protein MMTWINGINIYMRFLMWFLLLCMFVRKAQPEDDIIVTTKKGKVKGIHLPVLGGTVTAFLGIPYGEPPIGRLRFKKPEPRNKWTEIWDATKHANSCYQNIDKTFPGFPGSEMWNPSTNLSEDCLYLNIWVPSPKPKNATVMVWIYGGGFQSGTSSLPVYDGKFLARVERVIVVSMNYRTGALGFLALPGNQEAPGNAGLFDQRLALQWVQENIAIFGGNARSVTLFGESAGSASVSYHILSSESHPLFTRAIMQSGAANAPWATLTHSEARKRTLTLAKLLSCSGNNETNIILCLQNKDPRDILENEGSVLTHNSLLKTYFCPIVDGDFLSEMPQTLIQNGLFKQTQLLAGINKDEGSAFLVYGAPGFSKDNESQINKTEFQIGLSQSFPEANELGVESIIFHYTDWEDEKNPDNYRDAMDDVIGDYNIICPVVEFTKFFAQLGNNVFFYFFEHRSSKLAWPEWMGVMHGYEIEFVFGLPLERRVNYTKAEEILSRSILRYWATFAKTGYIVILSQMSICSKVHYLKGVCSLKSLKTREMTHVGELGGFQP, from the exons atGATGACATGGATCAATGGAATAAACATCTACATGAGATTTCTGATGTGGTTTCTTCTACTATGTATGTTTGTCAGGAAGGCGCAACCTGAAGATGACATTATAGTTACTACTAAGAAAGGAAAAGTAAAAGGGATTCACTTGCCAGTACTTGGGGGAACTGTGACAGCCTTCCTAGGAATTCCTTATGGAGAGCCACCCATTGGTAGACTACGATTCAAAAAACCAGAACCCCGCAACAAATGGACAGAAATTTGGGATGCCACAAAACATGCAAACTCTTGTTATCAGAATATAGATAAAACTTTCCCTGGATTCCCTGGATCAGAGATGTGGAATCCAAGCACTAATCTTAGTGAAGACTGCTTATACCTCAACATATGGGTACCTTCTCCCAAACCCAAAAATGCAACTGTCATGGTATGGATTTATGGGGGTGGATTTCAATCAGGGACATCCTCTCTACCTGTCTATGATGGCAAATTTTTGGCCCGTGTTGAAAGAGTCATTGTAGTTTCAATGAACTATAGAACAGGGGCACTAGGATTCTTGGCTTTACCAGGAAATCAGGAAGCTCCAGGAAATGCAGGTTTATTTGATCAAAGGTTAGCACTTCAGTGGGTCCAGGAGAACATAGCTATCTTTGGTGGCAATGCTAGAAGTGTGACTTTATTTGGAGAGAGTGCTGGATCTGCCTCTGTTAGCTACCATATTCTTTCTTCTGAGAGCCATCCTCTTTTTACAAGAGCCATCATGCAAAGTGGCGCTGCTAATGCACCCTGGGCTACATTAACACATTCAGAAGCAAGGAAGAGAACTTTGACTTTAGCTAAACTACTCAGCTGTTCAGGTAACAATGAGACAAACATAATTCTCTGTCTCCAAAACAAGGATCCCCGGGATATCCTGGAAAATGAAGGTTCTGTTTTAACACACAATTCTCTTCTTAAAACGTATTTCTGTCCCATAGTTGATGGTGATTTTCTCTCTGAAATGCCACAAACATTGATCCAGAATGGGCTCTTTAAACAAACTCAGCTCTTAGCAGGAATTAACAAAGATGAAGGGTCAGCTTTTCTAGTGTATGGTGCACCTGGTTTCAGCAAAGATAATGAAAGCCAGATCAATAAAACAGAATTTCAAATAGGTTTAAGTCAGTCCTTTCCAGAAGCAAATGAACTTGGGGTGGAATCAATAATTTTTCACTACACAGACTGGGAAGATGAGAAGAATCCTGACAATTATCGTGATGCGATGGATGACGTTATTGGGGATTACAATATCATATGTCCTGTAGTGGAATTCACCAAATTTTTTGCTCAACTAGGAAATAATGTATTCTTCTACTTCTTTGAACATCGGTCCTCAAAACTTGCTTGGCCAGAATGGATGGGAGTAATGCATGGTTATGAGATTGAGTTTGTATTTGGATTACCTCTAGAAAGAAGAGTTAATTACACCAAAGCTGAAGAAATCTTGAGTAGGTCCATTTTGAGATACTGGGCTACTTTTGCGAAAACTGG gTATATTGTGATCCTATCTCAGATGAGTATATGCAGTAAAGTGCATTATTTGAAAGGAGTATGCAgcctaaaaagtttgaaaaccagagAGATGACTCATGTGGGGGAACTGGGAGGCTTTCAGCCATGA